The Symphalangus syndactylus isolate Jambi chromosome 11, NHGRI_mSymSyn1-v2.1_pri, whole genome shotgun sequence genome contains a region encoding:
- the LOC129493476 gene encoding testis-expressed protein 264-like, producing the protein MEGAGADMMSDTSSGSLEVSPGSWETSFATVSPAESGCSWEDGDTCSECSYSGSGASGSSFEELDLEGEVLLEEPRLDPETELLQATKWP; encoded by the exons ATGGAAGGAGCAG GAGCTGACATGATGAGTGACACGAGTTCTGGAAGCTTGGAGGTGAGCCCTGGCAGCTGGGAGACTTCATTTGCCACCGTGTCACCTGCAGAGAGCGGCTGCAGCTGGGAGGATGGTGACACCTGCAGTGAGTGCAGCTACAGCGGGTCAGGCGCCAGCGGCTCCTCTTTTGAGGAGCTGGACCTGGAGGGTGAGGTGCTCTTGGAAGAACCACGGCTGGACCCTGAGACTGAGCTCTTGCAGGCTACCAAGTGGCCCTGA